TGCTCAGGCCGACGCTGGTGGTCAGGCTGGGGTCGACGGTGGCGCCGGCAGTGCCGAGCCAGATGTCGTTGGCCGCGCCGGTGTTCTTCGAGGTCACTACCAGCTGGGCGACGCCGTTCAGGGTTACCACGCCGGCCGAGACCTGGCCGGCATTGGTCGGCTCGCGGTTGATGGCCGCGGCGATCTCGCGCACGCTCAGCGCGCCGTCGCCGTCGGTGTCGGCAGTGGCGTCCAGGTTGACGCTGATCTGCGGAGTGGTAGCGACCGGCGACGGCGGGTTGGTCGAGGGCGAGGCCGGCGGCGCCAGCGTGATCGTCAGCTGGCCGCCATAGGCGGTGCTGCCCAGGCCGTACGAGACCTGGCCGGCGGTGGCGATCTGCTTGACGAACACGTTGTAGCTGCCGGCGGCGGCGGTCGGCTTCGCGGTCGCGCTGCCGATGGCCGTGTTGGACACGGTCGCGCTCTGCGCGAGCATCGACTTGCCGATGCCGGTCAACGAGGCGAGGCTGGACTGGAAGGCCGACAAGGCCGAGCTCAGGGCCGAGAGCGCCTTGGTGGTCGCGGTTGCGGCGCTGGTCTGGTCCGTGATCTGCTGCTGGACGCCGGCAGTCGATTTCTGCGCCAGCGCCTGCGCGGTGCTGGTCGGGTCGTAGGTCGGGGCGGTGATACTGGACATGCTTGCTCCTTATTGATTTGCCAGCCACGACTGCGTGGCGATTTCATCTTCCTGCTTGCGCTGGACGCGGTCCTGCTCGCGCGCGAACGCCGTCTCGTGCTGGGACAGCACCTTGCCGAGCAGTTCGCGACGGGTCCAGGCCTGGGCCAGGTGGCGCTGCGAGACCGCCATGTTGGCTTCGTGCAGGTGCAGGTCGGTGCGCTGGGTGTCGGCCAGCGCGAACACGGCCTGCTTGTAGTTGCCGCAGTTGACCGCCAGCGCCGGCGACAGCGGCAGCGGTCCTGCGGGCTTGCCCGAGGGGCCGCTGCCGACCGCCAGATCCGTCAGGCGCTCGACGGTGGCCTGGTAGCGCGCGCGCATCGCTTCCTGCTTGGCCAGCTCGGCCTGCAGGCGTTCGACTTCGGTGCTGCGCAGGCGCACCAGGGTGCCGAGGCTCGTTATGGTGTTCTGTTTGCTCATGCCATCATCGCCATCAGCTGCTCGACGCAGGGGCCGAAGGGCGCATCTTCTTTCGTGCCCTGGCACAGGAAGGACTCGATGTGCGGATGCAGTTTCACCGCGCGGTCGGTTTCCGGATCCGCGCCCGGCTGGTAGGCGCCGAGCGGAATCAGGTCGCGCACGCGCGCGTGCTTCGCCATCGCGGCCTTCAGTCGGCGCGCCGCCTGGGCATGTTCCGGCGTGACCACCTGGGCCATGCAGCGGCTGATCGACTGGGCCACGTCGATCGCCGGGTAGTGGCCGCGCTCGGCCAGCTCGCGGGTCAGCACGATGTGGCCGTCGAGGATCGCGCGCGCGCTGTCGACCACCGGGTCCTGCTGGTCGTCGCCTTCGGCCAGCACCGTATAGATGGCGCTCATGCTGCCGGTGTCGGACTCGCCGTTGCCGGCCGACTCGCACAGCTGTGGCAAGTGCGAGAATACCGACGGCGGGTAGCCGCGCGTGGCCGGCGGCTCGCCCAGCGACAGCGCCACTTCGCGCAGCGCCATCGCGTAGCGGGTCAGCGAGTCGCACAGCAGCAGCACGTTCTGGCCGCGGTCGCGGAAGTGCGCCGCCACCGAGTGGCACAGCTCGGTCGCCATCACGCGCATCAGGGGCGATTCGTCGGCCGGCGCCACGACCAGCACGGCGCGCTTCAGGCCTTCGGGGCCGAGCGACTTCTCGACGAATTCGCGCACCTCGCGGTTACGTTCGCCGATCAGGCCGACCACGATCACGTCGGCCACGGTCTGGCGCGTGATCAGGCCGAGCAGCACCGACTTGCCGACGCCGGAGCCGGCCATCAGGCCGACGCGCTGGCCCTTGCCGATCGTGAGCATCGAATTGATCGCGCGCACGCCGACGTCCAGCGGTTCCTCGACCGGCGCTTTTCGCAAGGGATTCACCTTGGGCGGCGTGGTCGGCAGGGTCTGGTCGCCGCCGAGGCGGCCCAGGCCGTCGATCGGCTCCCCCAGGCCATTCACCATGCGGCCCATCCACGAGGGGCCGATCTGGATGCTGGACGGGCCGGTCGCCGGGAGTACGCGGGCGCCGGTCACCAGGCCGTCGGACTTCTTGAACGGCATCAGGTAGGTGACCTTGTCGCGAAAGCCGACGACCTGCGCGTCCAGCCAGTCGCCGTCGACCAGTTCGACGCGGCAGCGCTGGCCGGTGTGCAGTCGCACGCCGACGCTTTCGAGCAGCAGGCCCTGCACCGCGACCAGGCGCCCGGTGGGCGTGGCCACCGGCACCGCGCCGATGTCGAGCGCGCGCAGGGTCTGGGCCAGTGCGCTCATGCACCCTCCTTGACGTCGGCGGCAGCCAGGCCTTCACGCACCTGCTCCATGCAGGCGGCGAGGCGGCCCTGGCAGCCGGCATCGACTTCGTGGTCGCCGGCCTTGACGCGGCATTCGCCCGGCTCGAGGCGCGGGTCGGCCATCAGGTTCCATTTCTTGGCCCGCTTCGGGTCCAGTTCCTGGATGCGCTTGAGTTCTTCCGGATTCAGCATGACCTCGATCTCGTCGCGGGTCGGCGGCATGGCCGTCAGCGCCTCGTCGACGAGCGCCAGCATCTGCACCGGCTGCAGGGCCAACTCGGCGCGGATCACCTGGCGGGCGATCTTGCCGACCAGGTCCACCACCTCGTTGCGCTGGGTATTCATGTATTCGGTCTTCAGCTTCTTGAGACCGCGCAGCATCGCGTCCACCGGCTTGGACATTGCCTCGAACTCGGCCATCGCGCGCCGCAGGCCTTCCTCGTAGCCGCGCGCCACGCCATCCTCGTGACCGGCGTCGAAGCCGTCGGCACGGCCCTGTTCGAGGCCGGCGTCGTAGCCGTCCTGCTGGCCCTGGCGATAACCGTCGGCCATCGCGCCTTCCCAATCCTGCTGTGCGGTCGCGGAAGGCGCATTGCTGGCGGCAGCCGCCATGAACTTGGCGAGCGGCGGAAAGTGATAAGGCCGGAACTGCTTCATTCGGCAGTCGCCTCGGCAAACAGCTGGACTTCGATTTCACCGTTGTCGGCCAGGTCCTTGACCGCGGCCATGATCTCGCGGCGGGTCTGCTCGATGCGCGACATCGGCACCGGGCCGGAACGGCGCATGAGGTCTTCGAAGCTTTGCGCCTGGCGCTTCGGCATCGCGCCCAGGATGACGTCGCGCAGCGCCGGCTCGGCGCCCTTGAGCGCGACGGCCCACTGCTCCAGCGGGATCTCGTCCAGCAGGCGGGTGACGGTCTGCTCGGACTGCTTCGACAGGATGAAGAAGTCGTACATCGACATCTCGATCTGCGACACCACCTCGGGATCGTGGGCGCGCAGCAGTTCGACCATCTCGGCGCGGTTGTTCGGCAGGCGGTTGAGGATCTCGGCGGCCTGGCGCACGCCTTCCACGGCCGAGCTCTGGGTGTCGAGCGCGGACAGGCAGCGGGTCACCAGCTCTTCCAGTTCGGACAGCAGGTCGCGGTCGATCTCTTCCAGGCGCGCCAGGTTCAGCAAGACCAGCTCGCGGCCTTCTTCCGGCAGCGCATCGATGATCTGGCCGGCCAGCGCGGGCGGCAGGAAGGCCAGGAACACGGCCTGCATCTGCACGTGCTCGGCGGCGATGTACTCGGCCAGCCATTTCGGCGAAGCGTACTGCAGGCGCGCCATCATCGGGCGGATGGCGTCGCCGTAGATCGTGTTCAGGACACTGTTGGCGATCTCGCTGCCCAGCGCCAGGTCGAGCGAACGCTTCAGGTAGCTGCGCGAGGCGCCGTGCAGGCCGCTCTGCTGCCGGTAGTCGTCGAAGAACTTCTGGATCGAGTTCTTCACGGCGTCGACCTTGATGCCGCTCATCCGGCTCATCACCTGGGTCAGCTCGATCAGTTCCTCGCGCTCGAGGCAGCGCAGCACGGCCGCGGCGGGCTCTTCGCCGATGGACAGCAGCACGATCGCAGCCTGTTCGACCGGGGTCAGCGCCACTTCCTGCACGTCGTTATTGTTCAGATCCGCCATTTTTCTTCTGCACCCATTGTTTGACCACTTCCGCCACCCGCTCCGGCTCCTTGCCCGCCAGATTCTTCAGGTGATCCACCATCACGTCCACGGCCGATCCGGCCGGGGGCAAATCAAAGTTTTCCAGCAGCGGCTGGACCGTCATCATGCTGTCCGCGGCGCTTGCGCCCGCCGGCAGCGCCATCGCCGTTCCTGCGGCTGCGCCGGCCGGCGCGGCCAGCGCGGCGGCATTGCCCGGCAGGGCGGGGGCGCCGGCGGCGCCCGGCAACTGGGCCAGGCCTGCCGCTCCCGCCGCCTGCGGCGCGACCTTCTGGGTCAGCATCCGCATCAGGGGACGCAGCACCGCGAACCAGGCGAACAGCGCGCCCACGATCCAGGCGGCCCAGCCGGTCATGTCGACCACGTTGTCGCGCTGCTGGTACCACGGCTCGACCGGGGCCGGCGCCGGGAAGCTCAGCGAGGACACGGCCAGCACGTCGCCGCGGGTGGCATCGATGCCGAGGCCGCCGCGCAGGATCTTGTCGATGTTGGCGATCTCGTTCGGGGTCCAGCCGCTCTTCGGCGACGCGGCCCTGGCGTTGTTCAGCACCACCGCCACCGACAGCTTCTTCAGGCGGCCGCGGGCACGCTTGATCTGGGTGATCGCACGGTCATAGGCGTACTGGCGGGTGGTTGCGTTCTTGCGCGCGCTGCCGTCGTCCGGCTTGGCGGCATTCGGATCGGTCGCGGCATTCGCGGCATTCGGATCCGGCGGATTCGCGGACACCGGCGCACGGTTCGACAGCG
This window of the Massilia sp. WG5 genome carries:
- a CDS encoding flagellar FliJ family protein, with the translated sequence MSKQNTITSLGTLVRLRSTEVERLQAELAKQEAMRARYQATVERLTDLAVGSGPSGKPAGPLPLSPALAVNCGNYKQAVFALADTQRTDLHLHEANMAVSQRHLAQAWTRRELLGKVLSQHETAFAREQDRVQRKQEDEIATQSWLANQ
- the fliI gene encoding flagellar protein export ATPase FliI produces the protein MSALAQTLRALDIGAVPVATPTGRLVAVQGLLLESVGVRLHTGQRCRVELVDGDWLDAQVVGFRDKVTYLMPFKKSDGLVTGARVLPATGPSSIQIGPSWMGRMVNGLGEPIDGLGRLGGDQTLPTTPPKVNPLRKAPVEEPLDVGVRAINSMLTIGKGQRVGLMAGSGVGKSVLLGLITRQTVADVIVVGLIGERNREVREFVEKSLGPEGLKRAVLVVAPADESPLMRVMATELCHSVAAHFRDRGQNVLLLCDSLTRYAMALREVALSLGEPPATRGYPPSVFSHLPQLCESAGNGESDTGSMSAIYTVLAEGDDQQDPVVDSARAILDGHIVLTRELAERGHYPAIDVAQSISRCMAQVVTPEHAQAARRLKAAMAKHARVRDLIPLGAYQPGADPETDRAVKLHPHIESFLCQGTKEDAPFGPCVEQLMAMMA
- the fliH gene encoding flagellar assembly protein FliH; the protein is MKQFRPYHFPPLAKFMAAAASNAPSATAQQDWEGAMADGYRQGQQDGYDAGLEQGRADGFDAGHEDGVARGYEEGLRRAMAEFEAMSKPVDAMLRGLKKLKTEYMNTQRNEVVDLVGKIARQVIRAELALQPVQMLALVDEALTAMPPTRDEIEVMLNPEELKRIQELDPKRAKKWNLMADPRLEPGECRVKAGDHEVDAGCQGRLAACMEQVREGLAAADVKEGA
- a CDS encoding FliG C-terminal domain-containing protein; this encodes MADLNNNDVQEVALTPVEQAAIVLLSIGEEPAAAVLRCLEREELIELTQVMSRMSGIKVDAVKNSIQKFFDDYRQQSGLHGASRSYLKRSLDLALGSEIANSVLNTIYGDAIRPMMARLQYASPKWLAEYIAAEHVQMQAVFLAFLPPALAGQIIDALPEEGRELVLLNLARLEEIDRDLLSELEELVTRCLSALDTQSSAVEGVRQAAEILNRLPNNRAEMVELLRAHDPEVVSQIEMSMYDFFILSKQSEQTVTRLLDEIPLEQWAVALKGAEPALRDVILGAMPKRQAQSFEDLMRRSGPVPMSRIEQTRREIMAAVKDLADNGEIEVQLFAEATAE